Proteins from a single region of Drosophila biarmipes strain raj3 chromosome 3R, RU_DBia_V1.1, whole genome shotgun sequence:
- the LOC108026140 gene encoding uncharacterized protein LOC108026140, protein MGNAGHFVVVLQAVCLWLAAAKLKSPDYRAGSKDYNAAADNNQLQEEALEVAVPMAMAKTDRNAQPAVQVKVTNEVESALRMGTMTMMRMRNRGGERWRWQTNYFDTQMPLLSSGLMSPGWLPIWDEQQAREKQLEHPEQGPSSVEQQLLRLQTDYKLLYNAEHHTYFHLHTLRIPEGTMIRQPGPAPSKSEEPPHRRLFQQVVGNTLTAAFGLNVMNKGQVEGQVAGDQAEVSITTEQVNLYDAASLRRSRFSPFNPTRILIHGWLGNANANMYSALIPAYLDLKNGTYNIFTVDWGRGAIADYITASYRVKPVGKVLAKFVDFLHQEAGLRFEDLQLVGFSMGAHVAGLAGKHLQTGRLRMIRALDPALPFFRYAKEKERLTPQDADYVEVLHTSVGSYGFDRPLGHADFYANWGSQQPGCFWHECSHWRAFMLFAESLSGDRNEGFLSQGCPAGEWQQLTRFHRCPKDTGVMQTMGGDLANATADFLAQRQGVYYFRTNDQPPYALAQNASSPGGGGATK, encoded by the exons ATGGGAAATGCTGGGCATTTTGTGGTCGTTCTGCAGGCAG TTTGTTTGTGGCTCGCTGCAGCAAAGCTGAAATCGCCTGATTATAGGGCTGGTTCTAAGGACTATAATGCCGCTGCAGACAACAATCAATTGCAGGAGGAGGCGTTGGAGGTGGCCGTaccgatggcgatggcgaagACGGATCGCAATGCTCAACCCGCAGTGCAAGTAAAAGTGACAAATGAAGTGGAAAGTGCCCTCAGAATGGGAACAATGACGATGATGCGGATGAGAAATCGGGGCGGTGagcggtggcggtggcagaCGAACTACTTTGACACACAAATGCCGCTGCTGTCGTCTGGCCTAATGAGTCCCGGCTGGCTGCCAATATGGGATGAGCAGCAGGCGCGGGAGAAGCAGCTCGAGCATCCTGAGCAGGGACCCAGTTCGGTTGAACAGCAATTACTCCGCCTGCAGACGGACTACAAATTGCTGTACAATGCCGAGCACCACACCTACTTCCACCTGCACACGCTGCGCATCCCGGAGGGCACCATGATCCGCCAGCCAGGACCAGCACCATCGAAATCCGAGGAGCCACCGCATCGCAGGCTGTTCCAGCAGGTGGTGGGCAACACACTGACCGCCGCCTTTGGCCTCAACGTGATGAACAAGGGCCAGGTGGAGGGGCAAGTGGCTGGGGACCAGGCGGAGGTCAGCATCACCACCGAACAGGTGAATCTCTACGATGCCGCCTCGCTGCGTCGGTCGCGCTTCAGTCCCTTCAATCCCACACG AATCCTTATACACGGATGGTTGGGCAACGCCAATGCCAACATGTACAGTGCTCTAATCCCTGCCTATTTGGACCTTAAGAACGGCACCTACAACATCTTCACCGTCGACTGGGGGCGTGGAGCCATAGCGGACTACATCACGGCCAGCTACAGGGTCAAGCCGGTGGGCAAGGTGCTGGCCAAGTTCGTGGACTTCCTGCACCAGGAGGCGGGCCTGCGCTTCGAGGATCTGCAGCTGGTGGGCTTCAGCATGGGGGCGCATGTGGCGGGTCTGGCTGGGAAGCACCTGCAGACCGGTCGTCTCCGGATGATCCGGGCTCTAGATCCCGCCCTGCCCTTCTTCCGATATGCCAAGGAGAAGGAGCGATTGACCCCCCAGGATGCCGACTATGTCGAGGTATTGCACACCAGTGTGGGCAGCTACGGATTCGATCGACCCCTGGGTCATGCGGACTTCTATGCCAATTGgggcagccagcagccaggTTGTTTTTGGCATGAATGCAGCCATTGGAGGGCCTTTATGCTCTTTGCCGAGAGTCTCTCAGGGGATCGGAATGAGGGTTTCCTGTCCCAGGGCTGTCCAGCCGGTGAATGGCAGCAGTTGACCCGCTTCCATCGCTGCCCAAAGGACACCGGAGTTATGCAGACCATGGGCGGTGATTTGGCCAACGCTACGGCGGATTTCTTGGCCCAAAGACAGGgtgtctattatttccgaacAAACGACCAGCCACCCTATGCTTTAGCACAAAATGCCAGTTCGCCAGGGGGTGGTGGTGCcaccaaataa